A genomic region of uncultured Paludibaculum sp. contains the following coding sequences:
- a CDS encoding aspartate kinase: MKNLLVMKFGGTSMGTAERIKSAAALCEDAHRQRPTVVVVSAMSKVTDMLLETLRHAEGGDERGVDANLAALDAKHRDCCIELLPEDGARADTQTVLDDILLEFSRIARGVLMLGERPPRSVDEAIAVGERLSSTLIAAYLRTRGVPAFAVNARDIVVTDAVFGNASPLMEQTRERAANQLKPALEERKLPILTGFNGATIDGRATTLGRGGSDFSASIMASVLDASELWIWSDVDGIMSADPRLVPNAKVLEEITYREAAELAYNGAKVLHPRTLVPLMEKDIPVWSKNSFNLDAPGTRIVPETREGPIGPRAVTSMTNVVLVTLDPASALLSGTRIMARSLDALAAANAEVLALTSSSYRQNFCFLIRTSELPAVIERLEDTFSIELTHGYLNPIDVELDVGLLAIVGEGMKGHPGLAGRIFTAISREMVNIIAIAQGSSELTIGIVVRKDGIEKAVRAVHAECGLGQ, from the coding sequence TTGAAGAATCTGCTCGTGATGAAGTTCGGCGGAACCAGCATGGGCACCGCCGAGCGGATCAAGTCGGCCGCCGCCCTCTGTGAGGATGCGCACCGCCAACGGCCTACGGTGGTTGTCGTTTCCGCCATGTCGAAGGTCACCGACATGCTGCTGGAGACCCTGCGTCACGCCGAAGGCGGCGATGAACGCGGGGTCGACGCCAACCTGGCCGCTCTCGACGCCAAGCATCGCGACTGTTGTATCGAGCTACTTCCGGAGGATGGCGCCCGCGCCGACACTCAGACCGTTCTCGACGACATCCTGCTGGAGTTCTCACGCATCGCGCGAGGCGTGCTGATGCTCGGTGAGCGCCCTCCGCGTTCAGTCGACGAAGCCATCGCCGTGGGTGAGCGCCTTTCCTCCACGCTGATCGCCGCCTACCTGCGCACACGCGGAGTCCCGGCATTCGCGGTCAACGCCCGCGACATCGTCGTCACCGACGCGGTTTTCGGCAACGCCAGTCCGCTCATGGAACAAACCCGGGAGAGAGCCGCAAATCAGTTGAAGCCTGCCCTGGAAGAGCGGAAGTTGCCCATCCTCACGGGCTTCAACGGAGCCACGATAGACGGCCGCGCCACCACCCTTGGGCGCGGGGGCAGCGATTTCTCCGCCTCGATCATGGCCTCGGTGCTCGACGCTTCTGAGCTGTGGATCTGGAGCGACGTCGACGGCATCATGTCCGCCGACCCGCGACTGGTACCCAACGCCAAGGTGCTGGAAGAGATCACCTACAGGGAGGCCGCCGAGTTGGCCTACAACGGCGCCAAGGTTCTGCATCCCAGAACCCTCGTCCCTCTCATGGAGAAGGACATCCCGGTTTGGAGCAAGAACAGCTTCAACCTGGATGCACCCGGCACGCGCATCGTCCCCGAAACCCGCGAAGGCCCTATCGGCCCGCGAGCCGTCACCTCGATGACAAACGTCGTCCTGGTCACGCTCGATCCGGCCAGCGCTCTGCTCAGCGGCACCAGAATCATGGCTCGTTCGTTGGATGCCCTCGCCGCGGCGAACGCCGAGGTCCTCGCGCTCACCAGTTCCAGCTACCGCCAGAACTTCTGCTTCCTGATCAGGACCTCCGAGTTGCCCGCCGTTATCGAACGGCTGGAAGACACGTTCTCTATCGAACTCACCCACGGCTACCTGAATCCGATCGATGTCGAGCTCGACGTCGGCCTGCTGGCTATCGTCGGGGAAGGAATGAAGGGCCATCCTGGCCTCGCCGGTCGCATATTCACTGCCATCTCCCGCGAGATGGTCAACATCATCGCCATTGCCCAAGGCTCGTCCGAGCTCACTATCGGGATCGTAGTCCGCAAGGACGGGATCGAGAAGGCCGTTCGCGCCGTCCACGCCGAGTGCGGCCTGGGCCAATAG
- a CDS encoding peptidyl-prolyl cis-trans isomerase — MFDLFRSREKSVRYLLGALLTLVALSMVITLVPGYGGGWGGGSSSADPTILAEIGDQKVTAMDVRQFLAREKSNIQRGMEQFYIPIAVQQMVAQRAVAYQADRLGMKVTDADLANSVRSIIPQLFENGKFVGNEAYAAFLAQQNFTIPQFEENVRMATLETRLETLALEGTIVTPSDVEDEYKVRNDKIKIAYFGISPDLFKTKVTVSPEEVKAFYDKNRTMYQLPERRSYLVFPVEEAKVAETVKVDDATLQKVYNQNQESFRTPERVKVSHILLKTTDKSPAEVAQIQKKAEDLLKQIKGGANFAELAKKYSEDNANGGGSAAKGGDLDWIVRGQTVPEFEKAAFSLAPNTVSDLVKTTYGFHILKVFTHEQAHLRAFAEVRDQIASEASRAVVFEKMQNLADQLRTELIKSAAGAEKLAANNNITPVRVEHVAPGDPIPEVGVNPQFDEATTGLAKNGVTPVVQIGQNKLVVAQVTDILPPHPAEFTDVQAKVRDALLGQKAQEATQNAIKEATAKLKSVGGDLAALAKQFGADLKTSELVNRNAAITGLGSASSVGEGYSRNVGDVFGPIPGATGTFYCKVLEKQPADLTALAGSRQALIQELKSRRATERRELFGDGVVQALIKEKRLKMYDDNIKKLIASYINN; from the coding sequence ATGTTTGACCTGTTCCGCAGCCGTGAGAAGTCTGTGCGCTACCTTCTGGGGGCGCTGTTGACGCTGGTTGCTCTCTCTATGGTGATCACGTTGGTCCCCGGTTACGGCGGCGGATGGGGTGGAGGCAGCAGCAGCGCCGACCCGACGATCCTCGCGGAGATCGGCGACCAGAAGGTCACTGCAATGGACGTTCGTCAGTTCCTGGCCCGCGAAAAGAGCAACATCCAGCGCGGCATGGAGCAGTTTTACATTCCCATTGCCGTCCAGCAGATGGTTGCCCAGCGCGCCGTCGCCTATCAGGCCGACCGCCTGGGCATGAAGGTCACGGATGCTGACTTGGCCAACTCGGTCCGCTCGATTATCCCTCAACTCTTTGAAAATGGGAAGTTTGTCGGCAACGAAGCGTATGCCGCATTCCTCGCCCAGCAGAACTTCACCATCCCGCAGTTCGAAGAGAATGTCCGCATGGCTACTCTCGAAACGCGCCTCGAGACTCTCGCCCTGGAAGGCACCATCGTGACGCCGTCCGACGTCGAGGACGAATACAAAGTCCGGAATGACAAGATCAAGATCGCCTACTTCGGCATCAGTCCCGACCTCTTCAAGACCAAGGTCACCGTTTCGCCGGAAGAGGTGAAAGCTTTCTACGACAAGAATCGAACGATGTACCAGTTACCCGAACGCCGTAGCTATCTCGTCTTCCCGGTCGAAGAGGCGAAGGTCGCTGAGACAGTGAAGGTCGACGACGCCACGCTGCAGAAGGTGTACAACCAGAACCAGGAGTCCTTCCGGACCCCGGAACGCGTGAAGGTCAGCCACATCCTGCTCAAGACGACTGATAAGTCGCCCGCCGAGGTTGCCCAGATCCAGAAGAAGGCAGAAGACCTGCTGAAGCAGATCAAGGGCGGCGCCAATTTCGCCGAACTCGCCAAGAAGTACTCCGAAGACAACGCGAACGGTGGCGGCTCGGCCGCTAAGGGTGGCGATCTCGATTGGATCGTTCGTGGCCAGACGGTGCCCGAGTTCGAGAAGGCAGCCTTCTCCCTGGCCCCCAACACTGTCAGCGACCTCGTCAAGACCACTTACGGCTTCCACATCCTCAAGGTGTTCACCCACGAACAGGCCCACCTGCGCGCCTTCGCCGAGGTGCGCGATCAGATCGCCAGTGAGGCCTCGCGCGCCGTGGTCTTCGAGAAGATGCAGAACCTGGCTGACCAGCTTCGCACTGAGCTGATCAAGTCAGCGGCTGGCGCGGAGAAGTTGGCCGCCAACAACAACATTACGCCTGTTCGTGTTGAGCACGTCGCGCCCGGCGATCCCATTCCGGAAGTCGGCGTCAATCCGCAGTTCGACGAAGCGACGACGGGCCTCGCCAAGAATGGCGTTACCCCCGTTGTTCAGATCGGCCAGAACAAACTCGTGGTGGCCCAGGTCACCGACATCCTCCCGCCCCATCCGGCCGAATTCACCGATGTCCAGGCGAAGGTTCGCGACGCCCTGCTCGGCCAGAAGGCTCAGGAGGCCACCCAAAACGCCATCAAAGAGGCCACCGCCAAGCTCAAGTCCGTCGGCGGCGACCTTGCCGCTCTGGCCAAACAGTTCGGCGCCGATCTGAAGACTTCGGAACTGGTGAACCGCAATGCCGCCATCACCGGTCTGGGCTCGGCCAGTTCGGTGGGCGAGGGCTACAGTCGGAACGTCGGCGACGTCTTCGGACCCATTCCTGGGGCTACCGGCACGTTTTACTGCAAAGTGCTCGAAAAGCAACCGGCCGACCTCACCGCCCTCGCCGGCAGCCGCCAAGCGCTCATCCAGGAGCTGAAATCCCGCCGCGCCACCGAGCGCCGCGAACTCTTCGGCGATGGAGTCGTTCAGGCCCTTATCAAGGAAAAGCGGCTCAAGATGTACGACGACAACATCAAGAAGCTGATCGCGTCCTACATCAACAACTAA
- a CDS encoding VTT domain-containing protein: MLREFIDFVLALKDPDALIQLLTTVFTGWWSYAMLFGIVFAETGLLVGFFLPGDSLLFTVGVVAGAGQLDLAGIIITLIIAALAGNSCGYFLGRFIGVRLFANPKSKIFRREHLDRTHAFYEKHGGKTIIYAQFVPIIRTFAAFVAGVAGMGLPRFLSFNVFGSVGWVTSMTLLGYKLGTFPLIRAHFEKVVVLIVLVSVVPVILQVLRSRRAPEAA, translated from the coding sequence ATGTTGCGCGAGTTCATCGACTTTGTCCTGGCCCTGAAAGACCCGGACGCGCTGATCCAGTTGCTCACCACCGTCTTTACGGGGTGGTGGAGCTATGCAATGCTCTTCGGCATCGTTTTCGCCGAAACTGGACTGCTCGTCGGGTTCTTTCTGCCGGGTGACTCGCTGCTCTTCACTGTCGGCGTCGTCGCCGGCGCCGGCCAGCTCGATCTGGCCGGCATCATCATCACCCTCATCATTGCCGCCCTTGCCGGAAACTCCTGCGGCTACTTTCTGGGCCGTTTCATCGGTGTCCGCCTCTTCGCCAATCCCAAATCGAAGATCTTCCGCCGCGAACACCTCGACCGCACGCACGCCTTCTATGAGAAGCACGGCGGCAAGACGATCATCTATGCCCAGTTCGTGCCTATCATCCGCACGTTCGCCGCTTTCGTGGCCGGTGTGGCCGGCATGGGTCTGCCGCGCTTCCTGTCCTTCAATGTCTTTGGCAGCGTCGGCTGGGTGACCTCCATGACTTTGCTGGGCTACAAACTGGGGACATTCCCACTCATCCGGGCGCACTTCGAGAAGGTGGTCGTCCTCATTGTGCTGGTCTCCGTCGTGCCCGTCATCCTGCAGGTCCTCCGTAGCCGCCGCGCACCGGAAGCCGCTTAG
- a CDS encoding L-serine ammonia-lyase produces the protein MRTSLFDLFKIGIGPSSSHTVGPMRAAYVFVRQLEARGLLPGTSRVRAELYGSLALTGHGHGTDRGILLGWMGEQPDGVDPEQIGPRLEAVLADGRIRLLGRHPVGLDFEADLVFHEDMVLPGHPNAVRFSAFGPDGAVVDSRVYYSVGGGFIREEGRAATESDRPAVPYPFRSGAELMETAAAHQLTIAELMLANELRWRAEPEVRAGMQRIWQAMRQCTQRGLEAEGILPGGLNVTRRACSLVQRLSAGDDSDPLAPLDWVNVWALAVNEENAAGGRVVTAPTNGAAGIIPAVAHYYMRFQDGSDEGLERYLLAAAAIGVLYKENASISGAEVGCQGEVGVACSMAAAGLVSALGGSNEQVEHAAEIAMEHNLGMTCDPIGGLVQIPCIERNAFGAIKAVNAARMAMQNTTGHRVTLDQVIKTMYDTGMDMQSRYKETSLGGLALNVIEC, from the coding sequence TTGCGGACCAGCCTCTTTGATCTCTTCAAGATCGGTATCGGGCCGTCGAGCTCCCACACAGTGGGCCCGATGCGCGCTGCCTACGTGTTCGTCCGGCAGTTGGAAGCGCGGGGTCTGCTGCCGGGCACCAGCCGCGTACGGGCCGAACTCTACGGTTCCCTGGCGCTGACCGGCCATGGCCACGGAACGGACCGGGGCATTCTGTTGGGCTGGATGGGCGAACAGCCCGACGGAGTGGACCCGGAGCAGATCGGGCCGCGCCTGGAGGCAGTCCTTGCCGACGGACGGATCCGACTGCTGGGGCGGCACCCGGTGGGTTTGGACTTTGAAGCCGACCTGGTGTTCCACGAGGACATGGTGTTGCCCGGGCATCCGAACGCGGTGCGGTTTTCGGCTTTTGGGCCGGACGGCGCCGTGGTGGACAGCCGGGTGTACTACTCGGTGGGCGGAGGGTTTATCCGAGAGGAAGGCCGGGCGGCGACCGAATCGGATCGTCCGGCCGTTCCGTACCCATTCCGCAGCGGGGCTGAGCTGATGGAGACGGCGGCGGCTCACCAGTTGACGATTGCCGAGTTGATGCTGGCCAACGAGTTACGCTGGCGCGCCGAACCCGAAGTGCGGGCCGGCATGCAGCGCATCTGGCAGGCCATGCGGCAGTGTACACAGCGTGGACTGGAAGCCGAGGGGATACTGCCGGGTGGATTGAATGTGACCCGGCGGGCTTGTTCGCTGGTACAGCGGCTGAGTGCGGGCGATGACTCCGACCCCCTGGCGCCGCTGGACTGGGTGAACGTGTGGGCGCTGGCAGTGAACGAAGAGAACGCGGCCGGCGGGCGGGTGGTGACGGCCCCGACGAATGGAGCGGCCGGAATCATCCCGGCGGTGGCGCATTACTACATGCGGTTTCAAGACGGATCGGACGAAGGGCTGGAGCGCTATCTGCTGGCGGCCGCCGCGATCGGGGTTCTGTACAAGGAGAACGCGTCGATCTCTGGAGCGGAGGTTGGCTGCCAGGGAGAGGTGGGCGTGGCGTGTTCGATGGCGGCGGCGGGCCTGGTGTCAGCCCTGGGTGGCTCCAACGAACAGGTGGAGCACGCGGCCGAGATCGCGATGGAACACAACCTGGGCATGACCTGCGATCCGATTGGCGGGCTGGTACAGATCCCGTGCATTGAGCGGAACGCGTTTGGAGCCATCAAGGCGGTGAACGCGGCGCGCATGGCGATGCAGAACACGACGGGCCACCGGGTAACGCTCGATCAGGTGATCAAGACCATGTACGACACGGGCATGGATATGCAGAGCCGCTACAAAGAGACGTCCTTGGGCGGGCTGGCCTTGAACGTGATCGAGTGCTGA